In a genomic window of Arachnia rubra:
- a CDS encoding ABC transporter ATP-binding protein: protein MTEQRWKRTPAAWAVQVRGLAKQFRRIQAVSGLDLNVPVGGVHGLLGPNGSGKTTTIRMLLGLIRPDRGEMRIFDHEVPSGLPEVIDRVGAIVESPKFTPSMSLQRNLEVLAASTGVPRRRVTQVLLEVGLRGRAKTAFNTSSLGMRQRLAIAATLLKEPDLLIFDEPTNGLDPAGIHEIRTTIRALGDAGRTVIVSSHLLGEIEQIADSVSIMARGRVIAAGELEEFLHDDSEHVMVEIGDLPAAFEVLRQAGFGCQLAAGQLRVTRDEGLDPAAVARCLGEADLWPTHLSLRRSSLESVFLELTADEGLTTTQGRAA from the coding sequence ATGACCGAGCAACGGTGGAAACGGACTCCTGCTGCATGGGCGGTGCAGGTCCGTGGTCTCGCGAAGCAATTCCGGCGCATCCAGGCCGTCTCAGGACTCGACCTGAACGTTCCCGTGGGTGGCGTCCATGGGCTGCTCGGCCCGAACGGCTCCGGCAAGACCACCACCATCCGGATGCTGCTTGGGCTGATCCGGCCGGACCGTGGCGAGATGCGCATCTTCGACCACGAGGTGCCGTCCGGGCTGCCCGAGGTGATCGACCGGGTGGGAGCCATCGTCGAGAGCCCCAAATTCACTCCCTCCATGAGCCTGCAGCGCAACCTCGAGGTCCTCGCCGCCTCGACGGGGGTGCCGAGACGCCGTGTGACGCAGGTGCTGCTGGAGGTCGGCTTGCGGGGCCGTGCCAAGACGGCTTTCAACACCAGCTCCCTGGGCATGAGGCAGCGGCTCGCGATCGCCGCCACCCTCCTGAAGGAACCCGACCTGTTGATCTTCGACGAGCCCACCAACGGCCTGGACCCTGCCGGCATCCATGAGATCCGCACCACCATCAGGGCGCTCGGTGACGCAGGCCGCACGGTCATCGTCTCCAGCCATCTGCTGGGAGAGATCGAGCAGATCGCCGACTCGGTCTCCATCATGGCGCGGGGACGGGTGATTGCCGCGGGGGAGCTGGAGGAGTTCCTGCACGACGATTCCGAGCACGTGATGGTGGAGATCGGCGATCTGCCAGCGGCGTTCGAGGTGCTGCGGCAGGCCGGGTTCGGCTGCCAGCTCGCCGCCGGGCAGCTGCGTGTCACCCGCGACGAGGGCCTCGACCCGGCCGCCGTCGCCCGGTGTCTGGGGGAGGCTGACCTGTGGCCGACGCACCTGAGCCTCAGACGGTCCAGCCTCGAATCCGTGTTCCTGGAGCTGACTGCGGACGAGGGCCTCACCACCACCCAGGGGAGGGCCGCATGA
- the mptB gene encoding polyprenol phosphomannose-dependent alpha 1,6 mannosyltransferase MptB, with translation MSRCELRSQAAPPAHGWRWVMFGTLASALTSVLGWLVPRPAVTVTDYLLAGLFLISCSALLLAWWQAGPQFPRPVMATVLWALPLLAAPLLFSLDVNAYLTQGWMVLNGHDPYAMTLGEPRLPGIEVGVDWVETTSVYPAGALLIFAAVFWLSGGVPWLGILLFRLLHLGCLLVVAWAVRRLAVRIGVPTGPALWAGIATPLLVFQWIAGVHNDAVLVALIALAVVAAQRGGWSGLLLGGVLIGASLTIKQSGAAAGLGIVALAWAASPGRSWARLAGRAAAAGAAAVAVFAAVSLGSGFGFGWSNSTAGSPLAVMNDSPLSWIIQVMKLLALDAWVTPAQRILTLVAGVMVLGAWAWLVVRFGPRPGEPGRPWIVLLGGLLAFAVLGPALQPWYFTWVAPFVALAFPSLRWQRVWLSATIVIVVTSSAQVAFGLPVLVLATWWLWHHIDGRSVDVLAGRPGYDVSATTD, from the coding sequence ATGTCCCGTTGTGAATTGCGCTCCCAGGCCGCTCCTCCTGCCCATGGCTGGCGCTGGGTGATGTTCGGGACTCTTGCCAGCGCACTCACGAGCGTCCTGGGCTGGCTGGTGCCACGTCCTGCGGTCACGGTGACCGACTATCTGCTGGCCGGTTTGTTCCTGATCTCCTGTTCGGCACTGCTGCTGGCGTGGTGGCAGGCCGGGCCGCAGTTCCCGCGGCCTGTCATGGCGACGGTGTTGTGGGCTTTGCCGTTGCTGGCCGCCCCGCTGCTCTTTAGCCTCGACGTCAACGCCTACCTGACGCAGGGCTGGATGGTGCTCAACGGGCACGACCCCTATGCCATGACGCTCGGCGAGCCGAGACTGCCAGGGATTGAGGTCGGGGTGGACTGGGTCGAGACCACGTCGGTCTATCCCGCGGGAGCGCTGCTGATCTTCGCGGCTGTCTTCTGGTTGAGCGGCGGTGTGCCGTGGCTGGGGATACTGCTGTTCCGGCTGCTGCACCTGGGGTGCCTGCTGGTGGTGGCCTGGGCGGTCAGGAGGCTTGCGGTGCGCATCGGTGTCCCTACCGGTCCTGCCCTGTGGGCCGGGATCGCCACTCCGCTGCTGGTCTTCCAATGGATCGCCGGAGTGCACAACGACGCGGTGCTGGTGGCCTTGATCGCTCTGGCTGTCGTCGCGGCCCAGCGGGGCGGGTGGTCTGGCCTGCTGCTGGGCGGGGTCCTGATCGGCGCGTCCCTGACCATCAAGCAGTCGGGGGCCGCGGCGGGACTCGGGATCGTGGCCCTGGCGTGGGCGGCCTCGCCAGGACGCTCCTGGGCGCGGCTGGCGGGACGCGCCGCGGCGGCGGGGGCTGCGGCCGTGGCGGTGTTTGCCGCGGTGTCGCTGGGCTCCGGTTTCGGGTTCGGTTGGAGCAACAGCACCGCAGGGAGCCCGCTGGCCGTGATGAACGACTCACCGCTGTCGTGGATCATCCAGGTGATGAAGCTCCTGGCGCTTGACGCATGGGTGACTCCGGCGCAACGCATTCTGACGCTCGTGGCCGGGGTGATGGTGCTGGGGGCCTGGGCTTGGCTCGTGGTGCGTTTCGGGCCCCGGCCCGGTGAGCCCGGACGACCCTGGATCGTCCTGCTCGGGGGTCTGCTGGCTTTCGCGGTCCTCGGGCCGGCGCTACAGCCCTGGTACTTCACCTGGGTGGCGCCCTTCGTGGCCCTGGCTTTTCCCAGCCTGCGCTGGCAGCGGGTCTGGCTCAGCGCCACCATCGTGATCGTGGTGACGTCGTCCGCCCAGGTCGCTTTCGGGCTGCCGGTGCTGGTCCTGGCCACCTGGTGGCTGTGGCACCACATCGACGGGAGGTCCGTCGATGTGCTCGCGGGGCGACCGGGGTATGACGTCAGCGCGACCACGGACTGA
- a CDS encoding DoxX family protein has product MKAFIRVLQDIALMLTRIVMGVVMVTHGWHRWQNEGITEEANILERVGIPDPALMVWLLIGFEVIGGIFLIFGLATRVISFGLMVLNIGIIVTLRSSTFYVHDSGWEYNAVMAVVGLMLMAHGAGRTGLDHLFVTPREQPLPEESDPGPTHAAF; this is encoded by the coding sequence ATGAAGGCCTTCATCCGAGTGCTCCAGGACATCGCCCTGATGCTCACCCGCATCGTCATGGGCGTTGTGATGGTTACTCATGGATGGCACCGCTGGCAGAACGAGGGGATTACCGAGGAGGCGAACATCCTGGAGCGGGTGGGGATACCGGACCCCGCCCTGATGGTGTGGCTGCTGATCGGTTTCGAGGTGATCGGCGGCATCTTCCTGATCTTCGGCCTGGCCACCCGGGTGATCAGCTTCGGGCTGATGGTCCTGAACATCGGGATCATCGTGACGCTGAGGTCGAGCACGTTCTACGTCCACGACTCTGGCTGGGAGTACAACGCGGTGATGGCCGTCGTCGGCCTGATGCTGATGGCCCATGGCGCGGGGCGGACGGGCCTGGATCACCTTTTCGTGACGCCACGAGAGCAGCCGCTGCCAGAGGAGTCCGACCCTGGACCCACCCACGCCGCATTCTGA
- a CDS encoding LuxR C-terminal-related transcriptional regulator produces MSELARGASTLELAQKYFISERSMYRRLRDLYARLGVRSREEAVVVCSTVNARLGSTPITLDSISPASPC; encoded by the coding sequence ATGTCCGAGCTGGCCCGGGGAGCGTCGACGCTCGAGTTGGCTCAGAAGTACTTCATCTCGGAACGCTCTATGTACCGTAGGTTGCGCGACCTGTATGCGCGCCTCGGGGTGCGCTCACGCGAGGAGGCGGTCGTCGTGTGCTCGACGGTCAATGCGCGCCTGGGCAGCACGCCGATCACCTTGGACTCGATCTCCCCGGCATCCCCTTGCTGA
- the lanM gene encoding type 2 lanthipeptide synthetase LanM — MLTSDTAFLFPELGQAEIDDLLYTVSGISVSDIAPVTDNTQGLAELAGIEPGDGSESSPPTEFGAAVVRDLDDVAEELLRYPSVAGHAAAIADGHIQGIANGVAEMSARVLVSAMTILQDADRLPDSPGSFARLCRRTDFRDALLRAFPRLGETLHTFCAQRRRHLLTLIARTDEALQDGRLTSLAGQQRDIVQILTGLGDGHRGGQSVSRLVFADGRSVIYKPRDLRADRGLGELCDRFNEAAGTRFGRLRMVLGDDWGWQELADEKRLPPGVDYFDGCGELLALLQLVGASDMHHENLRHHAGLPVVIDAETLFSVNQMKTPPTPIKLALVSSVINSGLLPSRMDTEYDDHLSVDVGFLGYVEDQSPMAPTMTLERSSSGGVSLQMQAPEVSGEVATRKVIISVDELNALCAGYRRTMEWVMAHRERVSCWLKECFSGVFTRTLIDNTRTYGRLLDLGAHPLVQQSSDVAHLFYHRTGIGKLSRFPAAVIRAEVEDLMHGDIPYFTLNTEDTAVFGSTGDRLADVLGRTPLSNAQYLLEKFSRNDLLLNERLIRASFIDNLDVEEKAPEYQRMRAAARSGDAEPGKLIRAIADELARFALRGDGGAPGWLGAAIQDAAKKHPWRVQELGDDMYAGASGIALFLAAAGVHLGDPELCELAGSYFVARCDALRENADVRSRQASGGMAGGFPGVAWSAVAGGIITGNLDWIRSGLGLWSCVADEIEAFEECDFMMGIFGIVAAAHHLDRVPEVHALDQDGILSRVIDRGLPQALFRDPYLGDEFLGTRYSGMAHGTSGRIAALAACRDRHPDIPAALGEMIARHDRWFGAPDRLFLMDAETEGSRGKGWCHGAPGILLAAGIRETIGTPLPAGTRQRLLDECLNSGFGLNFTLCHGDLGNLMLLAEAVPARRDWVRRRLADALPGIAHGLASRDSKTFLNDGLMIGLSGIGYGLLCLTSGLTLWSPLTFGPYRVGA, encoded by the coding sequence ATGCTTACCAGTGATACGGCTTTCCTGTTTCCTGAACTCGGCCAGGCCGAGATAGACGATCTGCTGTATACGGTGTCCGGGATCTCCGTATCAGATATCGCGCCCGTGACGGACAATACCCAGGGGCTTGCCGAACTGGCCGGCATCGAGCCGGGCGACGGCAGTGAGTCGTCGCCGCCGACGGAGTTCGGGGCGGCCGTGGTGCGTGACCTAGATGATGTGGCAGAGGAGCTGCTGCGCTATCCCAGCGTTGCCGGCCATGCCGCGGCGATCGCGGACGGCCATATCCAGGGCATCGCCAATGGCGTGGCTGAGATGTCGGCCCGGGTCCTGGTCTCGGCGATGACCATCCTCCAAGACGCTGATCGGCTGCCGGATAGCCCCGGCTCCTTCGCGCGGCTCTGCCGGCGGACGGATTTCCGGGACGCGCTGCTGCGGGCCTTCCCGAGGCTTGGTGAAACCCTTCACACCTTCTGTGCACAGCGGCGGCGTCACCTGCTGACCCTGATCGCACGCACCGACGAGGCCCTGCAAGATGGGCGTCTGACGTCCCTGGCCGGACAGCAGAGGGACATCGTCCAGATTCTCACCGGTCTGGGGGATGGCCATCGCGGCGGCCAGAGCGTCTCACGCCTGGTGTTCGCGGACGGGAGATCTGTGATCTACAAGCCACGGGACCTGAGGGCGGATCGTGGGCTGGGGGAGCTGTGCGACCGGTTCAACGAGGCGGCCGGCACCCGGTTCGGCAGGCTGCGCATGGTTCTCGGTGATGACTGGGGCTGGCAGGAGCTGGCCGATGAGAAGCGGCTTCCGCCCGGTGTCGATTACTTTGACGGCTGTGGTGAGCTGCTGGCGCTGCTGCAGCTGGTGGGTGCCAGCGACATGCACCATGAGAACCTGAGGCATCATGCCGGGCTGCCGGTCGTGATCGACGCGGAGACGCTGTTCAGCGTCAACCAGATGAAGACGCCGCCGACGCCGATAAAACTGGCCTTGGTCTCCTCGGTCATCAACAGCGGCCTGCTCCCCAGCCGGATGGACACCGAATACGACGATCACCTCTCCGTGGATGTGGGTTTCCTCGGCTATGTCGAGGATCAGTCCCCGATGGCTCCCACGATGACTCTTGAGCGTTCCTCATCGGGCGGGGTCAGCCTCCAGATGCAGGCTCCCGAGGTCAGCGGCGAGGTGGCCACCCGCAAGGTCATCATCTCCGTCGACGAACTGAACGCCCTGTGCGCGGGATATAGGCGCACGATGGAATGGGTGATGGCGCACCGGGAGCGTGTGTCCTGCTGGCTGAAGGAATGCTTCTCCGGGGTTTTCACGCGCACCCTGATCGACAACACCCGGACCTATGGCAGGCTTCTCGACCTTGGCGCCCATCCCCTGGTGCAGCAGTCCAGCGATGTGGCCCATTTGTTCTATCACCGCACTGGCATCGGCAAGCTCTCCCGGTTCCCCGCCGCCGTGATCCGCGCAGAGGTCGAGGACCTGATGCACGGCGATATCCCGTATTTCACGCTCAACACCGAGGACACTGCGGTCTTCGGCTCGACTGGCGACCGGCTCGCCGATGTCCTCGGCCGCACGCCGTTGTCCAATGCGCAGTATCTGCTGGAGAAATTCTCGCGCAACGATCTTCTGCTGAACGAGCGCCTGATAAGAGCCTCCTTCATCGACAATTTAGATGTTGAGGAGAAGGCCCCGGAATACCAGCGGATGCGTGCTGCCGCGCGCTCTGGCGATGCGGAACCGGGGAAGTTGATCCGCGCCATTGCCGACGAGCTGGCGCGATTCGCCCTCAGGGGCGACGGCGGGGCTCCCGGATGGCTGGGGGCGGCGATCCAGGACGCCGCGAAGAAGCATCCCTGGCGCGTCCAGGAGCTGGGCGACGACATGTACGCCGGGGCCTCTGGCATTGCCCTGTTCCTGGCCGCAGCCGGTGTTCATCTCGGCGACCCGGAGCTGTGTGAGCTGGCCGGCAGCTATTTCGTGGCGCGCTGTGATGCGTTGCGGGAGAATGCCGACGTCCGCAGCCGGCAAGCCAGCGGTGGGATGGCAGGCGGTTTCCCAGGCGTCGCGTGGTCCGCCGTCGCGGGCGGCATCATCACGGGAAACCTGGACTGGATCCGCTCCGGCCTCGGGTTGTGGTCCTGCGTGGCCGACGAGATCGAGGCCTTCGAGGAGTGCGACTTCATGATGGGCATCTTCGGGATAGTCGCCGCGGCACACCACCTGGACCGCGTCCCCGAGGTGCACGCCCTGGACCAGGACGGGATCCTGTCCCGGGTGATCGATCGCGGACTGCCGCAGGCGCTGTTCCGCGATCCCTATCTGGGCGACGAGTTCCTGGGAACCCGGTACAGCGGCATGGCCCACGGCACCAGCGGCCGGATCGCGGCCCTGGCTGCCTGCCGGGACCGGCATCCCGACATCCCCGCGGCCCTGGGCGAGATGATCGCCCGCCACGACCGCTGGTTCGGTGCCCCCGACAGGCTGTTCCTGATGGATGCCGAGACCGAGGGGTCCCGGGGCAAAGGGTGGTGCCACGGCGCTCCGGGAATCCTCCTGGCGGCTGGGATCCGGGAAACCATCGGTACGCCGCTGCCCGCCGGCACCCGGCAGCGCCTCCTGGACGAGTGCCTCAACAGCGGTTTCGGGCTGAACTTCACCCTGTGCCATGGGGACCTGGGCAATCTGATGCTGCTGGCCGAGGCCGTCCCTGCGAGGCGTGACTGGGTGAGGCGTCGCCTCGCTGATGCGCTCCCCGGCATCGCGCACGGCCTGGCCTCCCGGGACAGCAAGACCTTCCTCAACGACGGGCTGATGATCGGCCTGTCCGGCATAGGCTACGGGCTGTTGTGCCTGACCAGCGGCCTGACACTGTGGTCGCCGCTGACCTTCGGTCCCTACCGGGTTGGGGCTTGA
- a CDS encoding response regulator transcription factor: protein MPPAQPAPLTRPDGTALKVLTVDDEPSLTELLAMAMRYEGWEVTTAATGNDAVRAARAIKPDAIVLDMMLPDFDGLEVMRRIRTEQPDVPVIFLTAKDGVSDRITGLTAGGDDYVTKPFSLEEVIARLRGLLRRSGATTVQPDTQLVVGDLILDEDSHEVTRAGQSINLTATEFELLRYLMRNPKRVLSKAQILDRVWNYDFGGQANVVELYISYLRKKIDAGRAPMIHTMRGAGYVLRPASA from the coding sequence ATGCCTCCTGCACAGCCTGCTCCCCTGACCCGCCCTGACGGCACCGCCCTGAAGGTGCTAACCGTCGATGATGAACCCAGCCTGACCGAGCTGCTGGCCATGGCCATGCGTTACGAGGGCTGGGAGGTAACCACCGCCGCCACCGGAAATGACGCGGTCCGGGCAGCACGCGCCATCAAGCCCGACGCCATTGTGCTCGACATGATGCTGCCGGACTTCGACGGCCTGGAGGTGATGCGCCGCATCCGCACCGAGCAGCCCGACGTGCCGGTGATCTTCCTGACCGCGAAGGACGGCGTCTCCGACCGCATCACGGGCCTGACGGCAGGAGGCGACGACTATGTCACCAAACCGTTCTCCTTAGAGGAGGTCATCGCCCGGCTCCGCGGCCTGCTGCGACGTTCCGGGGCCACGACGGTGCAGCCCGACACACAGCTCGTGGTCGGGGACCTGATCCTCGACGAGGATTCCCACGAGGTCACTCGCGCAGGCCAGAGCATCAACCTCACGGCAACCGAGTTCGAGCTGCTGCGTTACCTGATGCGCAACCCCAAACGAGTGCTCAGCAAGGCCCAGATCCTGGACCGGGTGTGGAACTACGACTTCGGCGGCCAGGCGAACGTCGTGGAACTCTACATCTCCTATCTGCGCAAGAAGATCGACGCCGGCCGAGCGCCGATGATCCACACCATGCGCGGCGCCGGCTACGTGCTGCGGCCCGCGAGCGCGTGA
- a CDS encoding HAMP domain-containing sensor histidine kinase yields the protein MRPTTLSAQLRHRVTAVVAVLALLISVGTIVAASAIMYSQLDTQIDNAKKLQLHFAPGEQDGRPKGITAPGIPPGTIIFIRFANGVDQASEVGNGTYDDGVSRQVEVKKALSRVEADGQKHNVDLPGWGQYRAIAHSYVTGDLVVIALPLESLNTAIVRLTLLATGLGVVAVVAAALATRAVANAATKPLRSLSATASTISQLDLDHGEVSVPAAVPDPRMHPDHEVAQLTTAFNRMLGNVQGALAARQASETKLRRFVADASHELRNPLAAIRGYSELAARRQGKDSAFALGRIDSESRRMTKLVEDLLLLARLDADAPVEMQPVDIVEVVLNAVSDAQAAGPDHNWRLKLPEEGFEVQANADRLHQVIVNLLTNARNHTPAGTTVTTIAGIRDGRACLMVVDDGPGIAPDVLPRVFERFTRADAARSHSEAKSTGLGLSIVQAVVASFGGQVEVDSHPGRTCFTIWLPLAV from the coding sequence ATGCGCCCCACCACTCTCTCCGCGCAGCTGCGCCACCGCGTCACGGCCGTGGTGGCGGTCCTGGCGCTGCTGATCTCGGTGGGCACCATCGTCGCGGCCAGCGCCATCATGTACTCGCAGCTCGACACGCAGATCGACAACGCCAAGAAGCTGCAGTTGCACTTCGCCCCCGGCGAGCAGGACGGTCGCCCCAAGGGCATCACCGCTCCCGGCATACCACCTGGCACCATCATCTTCATACGATTCGCCAACGGGGTGGACCAGGCCTCCGAGGTCGGCAACGGCACATACGACGACGGGGTTTCCCGGCAGGTCGAGGTCAAGAAAGCCTTGTCCAGAGTTGAGGCCGACGGGCAGAAGCACAACGTCGACCTCCCGGGCTGGGGACAGTACCGGGCCATCGCGCACTCCTATGTCACCGGCGACCTGGTGGTCATCGCCCTGCCGCTCGAGAGCCTCAACACCGCCATCGTGCGGCTGACACTGCTGGCCACCGGGCTGGGAGTGGTGGCGGTGGTGGCGGCGGCCCTCGCGACCCGGGCCGTCGCCAACGCCGCGACGAAACCCCTGAGGTCCCTGTCGGCGACGGCCTCGACAATCTCGCAGCTAGACCTGGACCATGGCGAGGTCAGCGTCCCGGCTGCCGTCCCCGACCCGAGAATGCACCCCGATCATGAGGTGGCGCAGCTGACCACCGCCTTCAACCGGATGCTGGGCAACGTGCAGGGAGCCCTCGCCGCCCGGCAGGCCTCCGAGACCAAGCTGCGCAGGTTCGTCGCCGACGCCTCCCATGAGCTGCGCAATCCGCTGGCCGCGATCCGCGGCTACTCAGAGCTGGCGGCCCGCAGACAGGGCAAAGACTCGGCCTTCGCACTTGGACGGATCGACTCGGAGTCGAGGCGCATGACCAAGCTCGTCGAGGACCTGCTCCTACTGGCCCGGCTCGACGCCGACGCCCCCGTCGAGATGCAGCCCGTGGACATCGTCGAGGTGGTGCTCAACGCCGTCAGCGACGCACAAGCCGCCGGCCCCGACCACAACTGGCGGCTGAAACTGCCGGAGGAGGGCTTCGAAGTACAGGCCAACGCCGACCGGCTGCACCAGGTGATCGTCAACCTGCTGACCAACGCCCGCAACCACACCCCGGCGGGGACCACCGTCACCACCATCGCCGGCATCCGGGACGGTCGTGCGTGCCTGATGGTCGTCGACGACGGCCCCGGGATTGCGCCCGACGTGCTCCCCCGGGTCTTCGAGCGCTTCACCCGCGCTGACGCCGCCCGCAGCCACAGCGAGGCGAAGTCAACCGGGCTGGGCCTGTCCATCGTCCAGGCGGTGGTCGCCAGCTTCGGAGGCCAGGTAGAGGTCGACTCCCACCCAGGCCGCACCTGCTTCACCATCTGGCTCCCCCTGGCCGTCTAA
- a CDS encoding DUF817 domain-containing protein, with protein sequence MLQLLRFAWIELTCCAFAIVIFAGLGVSGLVWNAWDIPVARYDVLLGYVLVVQVLFVAAGLETWRELLVICAFHLIGLALEVFKVSAGSWSYPEPGLLRIAGVPVFSGFMYAAVGSYICQAFRRLDLRVTKYRWLPVTLFGAAAYLNFYTHHFIGDLRWWIAAGMILTTWGTWVYFTVGPKRYRMPLALSFLLIGGALWVAENAATFLGAWKYPDQLAAWQLVHVGKLGSWALLVVLSFVLVTGVKAYEGTLYGDRPSRIETTPNPGDRCPEFNRPDEAV encoded by the coding sequence ATGCTTCAGTTGTTGCGTTTCGCATGGATCGAGCTGACCTGTTGCGCCTTCGCCATCGTCATCTTCGCGGGGCTGGGTGTTTCGGGCCTGGTCTGGAACGCCTGGGATATTCCCGTCGCCCGGTATGACGTGCTTCTTGGCTATGTGCTCGTTGTGCAGGTCCTGTTCGTTGCTGCTGGGCTGGAGACCTGGCGGGAACTCCTGGTGATCTGCGCCTTCCACCTGATCGGCCTGGCGCTGGAGGTGTTCAAGGTCAGCGCCGGCTCCTGGTCCTATCCCGAGCCTGGGCTTCTGCGGATCGCAGGGGTCCCGGTCTTCTCCGGTTTCATGTACGCGGCGGTGGGGTCCTACATCTGCCAGGCCTTCCGGCGCCTCGACCTCAGGGTGACCAAGTACCGCTGGCTGCCCGTCACCCTCTTCGGGGCGGCTGCCTACCTGAACTTCTACACCCACCACTTCATCGGCGACCTGCGCTGGTGGATCGCAGCTGGGATGATCCTGACGACATGGGGCACGTGGGTGTATTTCACCGTCGGCCCGAAGCGGTACCGGATGCCCCTTGCCCTGTCCTTCCTGCTGATCGGCGGGGCGCTGTGGGTGGCCGAGAATGCCGCGACGTTCCTGGGAGCCTGGAAATACCCCGACCAGCTCGCTGCCTGGCAGCTGGTGCACGTCGGCAAACTGGGGTCATGGGCCCTGCTGGTCGTGCTGAGCTTCGTGCTGGTCACCGGCGTCAAGGCCTACGAGGGGACGCTGTACGGCGATCGTCCCTCACGCATCGAGACCACCCCGAACCCCGGGGATCGCTGTCCAGAATTCAATCGTCCTGACGAGGCTGTCTGA
- the deoC gene encoding deoxyribose-phosphate aldolase — translation MDASREMLARIIDHTLLTTDATPAQVSALVAEARELGTFSVCVSPSMLPLTDDLGPLKVATVCGFPSGNHTPTTKAAEAAESSRLGADEVDMVINTGYLKAGEPHLVAGEIAAVRAATSGLLKVIIESAALTDEEIVAACQAAEEAGADFVKTSTGFHPAGGATVHAVELMAATVGGRLGVKASGGIRDWATAQAMVAAGATRLGLSASRAILAGAPD, via the coding sequence ATGGATGCCTCCCGCGAGATGCTCGCGCGCATAATCGACCACACCCTACTGACAACCGACGCCACCCCGGCGCAGGTCTCCGCACTCGTCGCCGAGGCGCGGGAGCTGGGGACCTTCTCAGTGTGCGTCTCACCGTCGATGCTGCCGCTGACCGATGACCTGGGGCCGCTGAAGGTGGCGACGGTGTGCGGATTCCCGTCCGGCAATCACACCCCCACGACCAAGGCAGCCGAGGCGGCGGAATCGTCGCGGCTAGGAGCCGATGAGGTCGACATGGTGATCAACACCGGCTACCTGAAAGCCGGTGAGCCACACTTGGTGGCCGGTGAGATAGCGGCGGTCCGCGCGGCCACATCCGGGCTGTTGAAGGTCATCATCGAGTCAGCGGCCCTGACGGACGAGGAAATCGTCGCCGCCTGCCAGGCCGCGGAGGAGGCGGGCGCGGACTTCGTGAAGACCTCCACGGGCTTCCATCCAGCGGGAGGAGCGACGGTGCACGCCGTCGAGTTGATGGCAGCCACCGTCGGCGGCCGCCTGGGCGTCAAGGCCTCCGGTGGCATCCGCGACTGGGCCACCGCCCAGGCCATGGTGGCAGCCGGCGCCACCCGGCTGGGCCTGTCCGCCAGCCGCGCCATCCTGGCGGGTGCACCGGACTGA